The DNA sequence TCGCTCCCGCCTCCAGGCTCGGTCACCGCGACCGCGCAGAGCTTCTCGCCGCGGCAAATTCCGGGCAGGTACCTTTCCTTCAAGCGCTCGCTGCCCGTCCAGTACAGGTGGGGCGACGCCATGTCGGTGTTGACGCCCACGGCCATCGCGAACGAGCCGGAGCGCGAGCGGGCGCACTCCTCGTGGAGGACCGCCGTCGTGAGGAGGTCGGCGCCGCCGCCGCCGTACTTCTCGTCGTACTCGACGCCGAGCAGGCCGAGCGCGCCCATGCGCGGCCAGATGGATTTCGGGATCCGCCCCGCGGCCTCCCACGCCTCGATGTGGGGCGCCACGTCCCGCTCGACGAAGCTCCGCACCGTCTGGCGGAACATCGCGTGCTGCTCGTTGAAGATCTTCACCGCGGGCTCCGCGCGCCGGTCAGTCGTCGCCCCAGCGGCTCTTCACGGCGTCGCGGTCGACGCCGCCTTCGGCGGTGCGCGGCAGGGTCTCGGTGAAGGCCACGCGGCTGGGACGCTTGAAGCGGGCGATCTGTCCGCCGACGAAGTCGCCCACCTGCTGGGCGGTGTAGCGGCCGGCGGGGCGCACCTCCACGACGGCCTTCACGGCCTCGCCCCACTTGGCGTCGGGCACCCCATAGACGCACACGCCGCTGACGCCCTCCATCCGCACGATGACCGCTTCCACCTCGGCGGGATACACGTTCTCGCCGCCCGGCTTGATCAGCTCCTTCTCCGGCTTGCGCTTGACGTAGTAGAGCCAGCCGTCGGCATCGAACCGGCCCACGTCGCCCGTGTGGTGCCAGCCGCCGCGCAGCGTGTGGGCCGTCACGTCGGGCTGGCCGAAGTAACCCTGGAACACGACCGGCCCCTTGACGAGGATCTCGCCGGGCGTGCCCACCGGCACGTCGCGCTCGTAGTCGTCGACGAGGCGCACCCGGCACACGGAGATCGGCTTGCCGGCCGCGCCAGGCTTGTCGACCACCCGCTGGATGGTGACGAACCCGCTGGTCTCCGACTGACCGAAGCCCGTCCAGAACTGCGCCTGGGTCTCGGCGTGCAGCCGCTGGATGGTCGGGGGCGCATCCAGGCCCGACACGTGCTTCAAGCTCGGGAGCTTGCTGCCGAGCTTCTGCGCCGCGTCGAGCAGATTGGCCAGCACCGGAGGAAAGTCGGACACGTGCGTGACCCGGTGCTCGTCGATCAACCGCACGGCCTCCTCGGCGTCGAAGCGCGCCACCACGACGCCGGCACCGCCCGCGTGCAGGTGGGTGACGAGGTTCCCGAGCGCCGTGATGTGGAACAGGGGCAGGGCCACGAGGTACCGGTCCGCCGCGGTGAAGCCCATGGTGCCCGCGACGACGAGCGACGCGGTGATGAGGTTGGCGTGCGTCAGCACCGCGCCCCGCGGAATCACGTCCACCGCCGCGGTCGAGATCACCGCGAAGGGATCGTCGCCGGAGACGTCGGGCGCCGGGGGCGGCGCGCCCCCGCGGTACAGACTCGAAAGCGGCTGGAAGCCCGGCGCCGCGCCGTCGCCGAGCTGGTACCAGTGGGCGACGGCACGGTGCGTGCGCGGCCATTCCCCCACGACCGGCACGGTGGAGGCGTCGGCGACCAGCATCTTCGGCGCCGCGCGCTCCACCACGCGCTCCACCTCCTGGGCGGTGAGCCGCCAGTTGATGGGATACGCGATCACGCCCTGACGGGCGCAGGCGCCGTACAGATCGACGTAGGCCGCGTCGTTCTGGGCGAGGATGCAGACGCGATCGCCCTTGGCGAGGCCGAGCCCCGCGAGCCCGGCTGCCAGCGCGTCCGCGCGCGCCACGAGCTCGCGGAAGGACCACCGCCGCGGCCCCTGGATGAGCGCCGGGGCGTCGCCATGCAGCGCCGCCCCGCGCGCCAGCAAATCGTAGACCGTGAACGCTTGAACGCCCATCCCCTCAGACCGTCACTGGCCGACGATCTCCCCCTTCATCGGACCGAGGGCGGCCAGCAGCTCCTTCTTCTCGCGCTCGCCCACCTTGGCCTGGTCGAGCGCCCTGCCGAGGTTCTCCACGGTCGCGCTCCACTCGGCCTCGCTGATCCCCATCCCCTTGTGAGCGTCCTTCATGTCTCGGCCGTAGTAGGAGCAGGGACCGCCGGTCGCCTGACAGATCTGGTCGGAGAGGTTGGACTTGAGCTTCTCGACCGCCGGCGGCGCCATTCTCTTGAACCGCGCGTTGACCCGCGCGTCCGCGACCATGTTGGCGACGAAGCGGTCGACGACGACCGAGATCGCGTCCCGTCCCTTCCGCGGGATGCCGACGCCGTCGACGGCGCCGAATCGCTCGTAGAGCGTCGGCTCGGGCGCCATCGTCGCGCAGGCCGCCAGGCCCAGCGTCCCCAACAGCAGCACCCGCATGCCCCTTCCGATCACACCCTTCCGTCGCATGGAGCAGCCCTCCTTAGCTGAGCCACCGTTTTCGCCGCTTGTAGTGCTTGACGTCGCGGTACGACTTGCGCGCCCCGACCTCGGTCAGCCCCAGGTAGAATTCCTTCACGTCGGGGTTCTCACGCAACGCCGTCACCGGGCCGTCCAGCACGATCCGTCCGTTCTCCATGACGTAACCGTGTTCGGCGATCGTGAGCGCCATCGCCGCGTTCTGCTCGACCAGCAGCACCGTGAGCTTCTCCTGACGGTTGAGCCGCTGGATGATCTGGAAGATCTCCTCGACGAGGAGGGGGGCGAGCCCCAGCGAGGGCTCGTCGAGGAGCATGAGCCGCGGCCGGGCCATGAGGGCCCGGCCGATGGCCAGCATCTGCTGCTCGCCCCCCGACAGGTAGCCGGCCTTGAGCCCCTTCCGTTCGGCCAGCCGCGGAAAGTACTCGTAGACGGCGGTGAGGTCGTTGCGGATGCTGGCCAGGCCGCGTCGGGTGTGCGCGCCCGACAGGAGGTTCTCCTCCGTCGTCAGGTCGTCGAACACCCGGCGGCCTTCCATGACCTGCGTGATGCCGAGCCTGACGATCTCTTCCGGCCCGCGGTGATCGATCCGCTCGCCGGCGAACTCGACCGAGCCCGTGGTGATCTCACCCCGCTCGGGCTTGAGGAGGCCGGAGATGGCCTTGAGCGTGGTGCTCTTGCCGGCCCCGTTCGACCCGAGCAGGGTGATGATCCGTTGCTCCGGCACCTCGAGCGAGATCCCCTTGAGGACCAGGATCGCCCGGTCGTAGGCCACCTCGACGTTGTTGAGCCGGAGCACGGCAGCCGTCACTTCTTGTTGGCCGTCTTCACCATGGCCATGACTTCGTCGCGGTAGCCGCGGATCCAGTCGGTGATGGGCACCCACTCGGTGCCCTTGACCTGATACATCCGCACCCAGCCCCCGCCCTCGTGGTCCTTGGGGTTGACGGTCAAGGGCGGCAGGAACCCCTGGAGGTCGAAGTTCTTGATCGACTCGAAGCCCTTCCGCACCTTGTCGCCCGTCACCGGCAGGCCGAAGTTCTGGATGGCGAGCCGGACGCCCTCGGCGAGGATGGCGCCGTTCAGCACGCCGCGGCTGTAGTAGACGCCGCCGACGTACTTCGGCACCTCCTTGCCCTCGTCCTTGTAGACCTTCTGCATGATCTCCTGGATCACGGGCAGGCTGCGGCCGACGGAGGTGAACTGCATGCCGATGTAGCCCTGGGCCGTGTCCCAGCCCGCGGCCTCGATGTTCGCCTCCCCGGCGCCCCACACGAAGCTGACCACGCGGGACATGGGGAAGCCGGCCCGCTTCAGCTCCTTGATCGAGACCGAGGGCGCCTGGCCGAACAGATGGCCGACCACCCAGTCGGCCCTGAAGCGCCGCGTGATGTCGATCACCTGGGGCCCCATCTCGACGCCGGGCGGCGGCACCGCGAACAGCCGCAGCTCGTAGCCCTCCTTCTTCGCCACCGTCTCCATGATGGGGATGCCCTCGCGGCCGGCGGGGTTGTCGAAGTAGAGGTACGCGACCTTGGTGCCCTTCTTCGCGCCGTTGTCCCTGATGTACTTCATGGCCGCGCCCGCCTGCGACCAGTAGGAGGCGGCCATCGGGAAGATGTACGGCCAGGCCTCGCCGTCGATCGAGTCGGCGCGGCCGAAGCCCGGCGTGATGGCCGGGATCTTGTCGTCCATGTGCCGCGGCGTGAGGGCGTAGACGATCGGCGTGCCGTAGTCGAGCGTCGCCACCGTCCCGTCGCGCTTCAGCCGCTCGTAGGCCTCCACGCCCCGGTCCACCGTGTAGCCGTGCTCGATCTCGGTGTACTCGAGCTTGTGGCCCAGGACACCGCCCTTCTTGTTGACGAGCGCGATGTAGTCGGTGAGGCCGGGGCAGATCTCCACCCCGACGTTCTTGGTCGCTCCCGTGCGGTCGCACGTGCCGCCGATTCTGATCACGTCGGCGGCCATCGCCGGCAGGACGGCCAGGCCGAGCAGCAGCACCGCCGCGAGCGTTCCTGCGACCCATCCTTTGAGTCTCATGTCATCCTCCTTGGCGACCAACCCGCTCGGGTTGAACGCCCCGCACTTTTGCATCGCCACGTTCGAGCGCGGGCTTTGCCCGCGCAATCCCCTCCTGGGGGGAGCCTTGAGGGGGGCGAAGTCCCCCTCAATAGGAAAACGGCCACAGGCGGAAATACCGCCGGACGTTGCCCCACATGCGGTAGAGCCCCTCCGGCTCGATGGCCAGGAACAGGATGATCAGCGCGCCGAAGATGATCAGCCTGAGGTTGGCCAGGAAGTCGGCGATCGCCGCGTATTTGAATCCGAAGACGGCGGCCGAGCCCTCCACCACGTAGACGAGCACGATCGGCAGCAGCGTGATGAAGATCGCGCCGAAGACCGAGCCCAGCACGCTGCCAAGCCCGCCGATGATGACCATCGCCAGGTACGACACCGAGGTGGCGAGGGTGAAGTGCTCGTAGTTCGCGATCTTGAGATAGTAGGTCCAGAGCGCGCCCGCCACCCCGGCGTAGAACGAGCTGACGGCGAAGGCGAGGAGCTTGTAGCGGAAGATGTCGACCCCGATGATCTCGGCGGCGACGTCGCGGTCCCGGACGGCGATGAAGGCCCGGCCCACGCGGCTCCGCACGAGGTTCAGGGCCGCCACGTAGGCGATGACGGCAACCGGCAGCAGCATGTAGTAGCGCCGGTACTCGCTGTTGATCTGCCAGCCGAAGAAGGCCGGCGTCGGCACGTAGACGGTGGACTGCACGCCGCCGCTGATCCAGGTGCTGTGGTTGATGCACCACTCGATGATGAACTGCCCCGCCAGGGTGGCGATGGCGAGGTACAGCCCCTTGATCCGGAGCGACGGAATGCCGAAGAAGGTTCCCACGAGCGCCGCGACCGCCCCGCCCGCCGGCAGGCCGAGCCAGAAGGGCGCCCCGAGCCTCACCGTGAGGAGGGCCGCCGTGTAGGAGCCGACCATCATGAAGGCGCCGTGCCCGAGCGAGACCTGTCCGGTGTAGCCGACGAGGATGTTGAGCCCGATGGCCCCGATGGCGGCCAGGGTCATGAGGTTGACGAGCGCCATCGAGTGGCTGTCGAGAACGAGCGGGACCAGGAGCAGCGCCGCGAGCGCGCCCAGGCTCGAGTAGCGGGCCAGCGGTATCGGGTAGAGGGCCATGTCGCCCTCGTAGGTCGTCTGGTACACGCCGCACTCGCGATTGATCATCTCGCGTGTCGCTCAGACCCTTTCGATGATCTCGCGGCCGAAGAAGCCGTAGGGACGGATCATCAGCGCCACGATCATCAGGACGTAGGGCAGGAAGTCCTTGGTGCCCCCGCCGACGTAGGGATCCACGTAGCCGGCGGCCACGCTCTCGACGGCGCCGATGATGAGCCCGCCCACGACGGCGCCCGGGACGCTGTCCAGGCCGCCCAGGATCACGGCGGGAAAGACCTTGAGACCGACCAGGGCGAGCTGGGTGTCCACCCCCAGCATGCTGCCCCAGAGGACACCGCCGAGGGCGGCCGCGAGCCCGGCGATGGCCCACGAGATCGCGAAGACGACGTGGACGTTGATGCCCACCGCCATCGCCGCCTGCTGGTCGTTGGCCACCGCCCGCATGGCGATCCCCAGGCGGCTCTTCCGGAAGAACCAGGCGAAACCGACCAGGAAGACCCCGGAGACGACGGCGGCGACGACGTTGATGGGTGAAATGTAGATCTCCCAGATCACGTACGGCTCGAGGCGGACGGGGAGCGAGATGTTCTTGGTCTGGGCGCCCCAGACCATCGCCGCCGACCCCTGGAAGACCTGGGCGAGCCCGATGGTGACCATGACCACCGAGATGACGTTCTGCCCGACGAGGGGCCGGAGCACGCCCCGCTCGAGCACGAACCCCAGCACGACCATGCTGGCCAACAGGACGGGCAGAGCGACCGCCAGTGGCAGGTGATACAGGCTCAGCAACGCCGCCGCGATGTAGCCGCCGAACATCACCAGCTCGCCCTGGGCGAAGTTGACCACGCTGGTGGCCTTGTAGATCAGGACGAACCCGAGCGCCACCAGCGCGTACATCGCACCGTTCATGAGCCCGTTGACGAAGAGATCGAAGAAGAACCCCATCGGGCCGCCTACACCGCCACGGGCTCGCGGGCGCCGCCGGCCGTCCGGATGGCGAGCTCGGTCTGCATGGTCGCCTGACGGCCGTCCTGGTAGGTGATGATCGTGTGCACCGGTACCGACGGCCGGTCCGTGAAGAGTGCGTCGATGATCTCGGCGTACTTCTTGGCCACGAAGCTGCGCCGCACCTTCCGCGTGCGCGTGACCTCCTCGTCGTCGGGGTCGAGCTCCTTGTGGAGCAGGACGAACTTGCGGATGCGCGTGCTCTCCGGCAGGTCGCGGTTCACCCGCTCCACCTCCTGCCCGATGAGGTCGTAGACCTCGGGCTTCTGGGCGAGGTCCGTGTAGGTGGTATAGGCGATCTGGCGCCGCTCCGCCAGCTTCCCGACGTTCTCCATGTCGATGTTGATCATGGCCGCCACGTAGGGCCGGTCCTGACCCACCGCCACGGCCTCCTTGATGTAGGGGCTGAACTTGAGCTTGTTCTCGATGTACTGGGGCGCGAACTTGGTGCCGTCGGCGAGGGCCGTGACGTCCTTGGCGCGATCGATGACGATCAGGTGACCGTCCGCATCGAGCATGGCCGCGTCCCCGGAGTAGAGCCAGCCGTCGCGGATTGTCGCGGCGGTCGCCTCCGGGTTCTTGTAGTAGCCCGAGAACACGCACGGGCTCCGGCTGATGACCTCACCCGCCTCGGTGAGGCGGACCTCGGTGTTGGGAAACGGCTTGCCGACGGTGCCGAGCTTGATGTCGCCGTCGCGCTGGACGCAGGACACGCCGCCCGCCTCCGTCTGGCCGTACACCTGCTTGAGGTTGATCCCGAGGGCGCGGAAGAAAAGGAAGATCTCGGGCCCGAGCGGGGCGCCGCCGGTGTAGGCGTAGCGCGTGCGCCGGAAGCCCAGGTGGTCGCGGAGCGGAGCGAAGACGAGCCCCTCGCCCAGGGCGTTCCGCACCCGCAGCGGCAGCGACACCGGCTGCTTCTCCATCCGGCGCCGCGCGACCTCCTCGCCGGCGGGCATGAGCCAGCGAAAGAGCCGGCGCTTGATCCACGACGCGTCCCCCATCTTCACCTGGACCGTCGAGACGAGATTCTCCCAGATCCGGGGCGGCGCGATGACGACGTGGGGCCCGATCTCCCGGAGGTTCTCGAGGACCGTCTCGGGACGCTCGGGGCAGTTGACCGTGCAGCCGACGATGAGGGCGCCCGCGAGCGACCAGAAGGAGTCGCCGATCCAGGCCGGCGGCAGGTAGGCCAGCATCTGGTCGGTCGGAGCGTAATGCTCGATCTGGAGGATGCCCTCGATCGCGGCGGTCAAGTTCGCGTGGGAGATCATGGCGCCCTTCGGGGCGCCGGTGGTGCCGGAGGTGTAGCAGATGAGGGCCACGTCGCGCGGCTGCGTCGCCCGCACGAGCTCGTCGAACAGGCCGGGCCGTTCTTCGTCGATCCTGCGCCCTTGCTCCTCGAGCCGCTCGAGGCTCTGGAGGAGGGGGTCGTTGTAGTGGCGGAGCCCCTTGGGGTCGTCGTAGATCACCTTCTCGACCTTCGGGAGCTGCGCCTTGAGGTCGAGGATCTTGTCCACCTGCTCCTGGTCCTCGGCATAGACGAACCGGGCGTCCGCGTGATCGATGACGAACTGGATCTCGCGCGCGATGGAGTCCTGGTACACCGGGACCGGCACGCCCCCGGCCGCCTGGGCGGCGACCATCGCGGCGTACACCTCGGGCCGGTTGTCGCTGAGCAGGGCCAGCTTGTCGCCGCGCTGGAAGCCGAGGTCCACCAGGCCGAGGGTGATGGCGCGCACGTGGGCCAGATAGTCGGCCCACGTCCACTCCTGCCAGATGCCCTTCTCCTTCTCGCGGAGGGCGGGCCGGCGCGGGAACTCTCGGGCGTTCCGGAGCAGGTACTGGGGCAGCGTCAGCTCTGCCATGCCGCGCCTCCTATGCCGTCGCCTTGGTACCCAGGTAGGCCTTGACCACGAGCGGGTTCGCCTTCACCTCGGCGGGCGTTCCCTCCGCGATCTTCTCCCCGAGATCGAGCACGACGACCCGGCGGGAGATGTCCATCACGACGCCCATGTCGTGCTCGATGAGGATCATCGTCGTCCCCCACTCGTCGTTGATGTCGAGGATGAAGCGCGCCATGTCCTCCTTCTCCTCGTGATTGCACCCGCCCATCGGCTCGTCGAGAAGGAGCACCTTGGGGTGGAGCGCGAGGGCCCGCCCCAGCTCCACACGCTTCTGGAGGCCGTACGGCAGCGAGCCGACCGGCCGCTTCCGGATGGCCTCGATCTCCAGGAAGTCGACGATGTCCTCGACCACCTTGCGGTGGGCGACCTCCTCCCGCCGTCCGGGGCCCCAGTAGAGCACGGATCGGAACACGCCGTTCGTCATGTGGAGGTGGCGGCCGAGCATCAGGTTGTCGACGACGGTCATGCCCCGGAACAGCGCGATGTTCTGGAACGTGCGCGCGACCCCGCGCGCGGCGATCTGCGGCGGGCGCAGGCGCGTGATGTCCTCGCCCTCCAGGTGGATGTGCCCGCGCTCCGGATGGAACACGCCGCTGATGCAGTTGAGCAGGGTCGTCTTGCCGGCGCCGTTGGGGCCGATGACCGAGAGGATCTGGCCCTTCTCGACGTCGAAGCTCACCCGCGAGACGGCCTGGACGCCGCCGAACGACTTCGAGGCGTCGCGGATCTCGACCTGCGCGCTCATCCCTCGGAGGGGGGCTCCGCCCCCCTTCCGAACCTCCCCCCGCCCGATGGCGCCGGCGAGGCCGGCGCTCGAACGGCGCTCATGATAGCCACCGCTTGCGGCGTCGGTAGTGCTTCACGTCGCGGTAGCTCTTCCGCTGCCCGACGCCCGTGAGGCCCAGGTAGAACTCCTTGATGTCCTCGTTCTCGCTGATCGTCTTCGCGTCGCCGTCCAGCACGATCCGCCCGTTCTCCATCACGTAACCGTGCTGCGCGATCTGGAGCGCGATGGTCGCGTTCTGCTCGGCGAGCAGCACGGCGACGCCCTCCTCGCGGTTCAGGCGCCCGACGATCTCGAAGATCTCCTTCACGAGCATCGGCGCCAGGCCCATCGAGGGCTCGTCGAGCAGCATGAGCTTCGGCCGGGCCATGAGCGCGCGCCCGATCGCGACCATCTGCTGCTCGCCGCCCGAGACGTACCCCGCGCGGGAGCCGCGCCGCTCCCACAGGCGCGGGAAGTAGCGGTAGACGAGCTCGAGGTCCTGCTTCGTCGAGTGCCCGTTACGGCGCGTGTAGGCGCCCGTGAGGAGGTTCTCCTCCACCGTGAGGTGCTCGAAGACGTGCCGCCCCTCCATCACCTGGACCACGCCCCGGCGGACCACCTCGTCGGGATCCTTGCGGTGGATCGCCTGCCCCTGGAACTCGACGGCGCCCTTGGTGACGTCGCCGCGCTCCGTGCGGAGGAGCCCCGAGATCGCCTTCAGGGTCGTGCTCTTGCCGGCGCCGTTGGCCCCGAGGAGGGCGACGATGCCCCCCTCGGGGACCCGGAGCGAGACCCCCTTCAACACGAGGATGACGTGGTCGTAGATCACCTCGATGTTGTTGACCGACAGCAGCGCCCGGGGGTCCTCGGCGCTCACCGCGCTACTTCTCCTTGGAGCAGTCGCGCTTCGCGTACCCGAGCTTCCCGCCCTCCTCGATCGCCGCCGCCTCGATCATCGGGCGGACGACGTCCCGCATGGGCGCGATCCAGTCGGACACGATGCTCCACTTCTTGCCGTCCCACTGCTGGACGAGGATCGGGCCGTTGCCCTCGTGGTCCTCGCACGTGACCTTGATCGGGTGCGTGAAGCCCTTCATGCCGAGCTGGTCGAGCCGCTGCTCGGTGAGATTCAGGTTCTCGAAGCCCCAGCGGACCTGCTCGCCGGTGAGCGCCTTGTTGCCGTACTTCCCCATCGCCGTGCGGATCGCCTCGGCCGAGAGCATGGCGTTGACGAGGCCGCGGTTGTAGAGCGCCTCGCCGACGGCCTCCTTCTTGCCCCCGCCCTTGCCCTTGTCGTAGACGAACTTGAAGACGTCCTGGTGCACCTTGAAGGCGGTGCCCGGCGCGTGGAACGTCGCACCCTTGTAGCCCTTCGCGCCGTCACCCGCGGGGACGACGTCAGCCTCGCTCGCGGACCACCAGTTGCCGATGAAGC is a window from the Candidatus Methylomirabilota bacterium genome containing:
- a CDS encoding ABC transporter ATP-binding protein; protein product: MSAEDPRALLSVNNIEVIYDHVILVLKGVSLRVPEGGIVALLGANGAGKSTTLKAISGLLRTERGDVTKGAVEFQGQAIHRKDPDEVVRRGVVQVMEGRHVFEHLTVEENLLTGAYTRRNGHSTKQDLELVYRYFPRLWERRGSRAGYVSGGEQQMVAIGRALMARPKLMLLDEPSMGLAPMLVKEIFEIVGRLNREEGVAVLLAEQNATIALQIAQHGYVMENGRIVLDGDAKTISENEDIKEFYLGLTGVGQRKSYRDVKHYRRRKRWLS
- a CDS encoding AMP-binding protein, with amino-acid sequence MGVQAFTVYDLLARGAALHGDAPALIQGPRRWSFRELVARADALAAGLAGLGLAKGDRVCILAQNDAAYVDLYGACARQGVIAYPINWRLTAQEVERVVERAAPKMLVADASTVPVVGEWPRTHRAVAHWYQLGDGAAPGFQPLSSLYRGGAPPPAPDVSGDDPFAVISTAAVDVIPRGAVLTHANLITASLVVAGTMGFTAADRYLVALPLFHITALGNLVTHLHAGGAGVVVARFDAEEAVRLIDEHRVTHVSDFPPVLANLLDAAQKLGSKLPSLKHVSGLDAPPTIQRLHAETQAQFWTGFGQSETSGFVTIQRVVDKPGAAGKPISVCRVRLVDDYERDVPVGTPGEILVKGPVVFQGYFGQPDVTAHTLRGGWHHTGDVGRFDADGWLYYVKRKPEKELIKPGGENVYPAEVEAVIVRMEGVSGVCVYGVPDAKWGEAVKAVVEVRPAGRYTAQQVGDFVGGQIARFKRPSRVAFTETLPRTAEGGVDRDAVKSRWGDD
- a CDS encoding group 1 truncated hemoglobin, with amino-acid sequence MRRKGVIGRGMRVLLLGTLGLAACATMAPEPTLYERFGAVDGVGIPRKGRDAISVVVDRFVANMVADARVNARFKRMAPPAVEKLKSNLSDQICQATGGPCSYYGRDMKDAHKGMGISEAEWSATVENLGRALDQAKVGEREKKELLAALGPMKGEIVGQ
- a CDS encoding branched-chain amino acid ABC transporter permease; amino-acid sequence: MGFFFDLFVNGLMNGAMYALVALGFVLIYKATSVVNFAQGELVMFGGYIAAALLSLYHLPLAVALPVLLASMVVLGFVLERGVLRPLVGQNVISVVMVTIGLAQVFQGSAAMVWGAQTKNISLPVRLEPYVIWEIYISPINVVAAVVSGVFLVGFAWFFRKSRLGIAMRAVANDQQAAMAVGINVHVVFAISWAIAGLAAALGGVLWGSMLGVDTQLALVGLKVFPAVILGGLDSVPGAVVGGLIIGAVESVAAGYVDPYVGGGTKDFLPYVLMIVALMIRPYGFFGREIIERV
- a CDS encoding AMP-binding protein, with protein sequence MAELTLPQYLLRNAREFPRRPALREKEKGIWQEWTWADYLAHVRAITLGLVDLGFQRGDKLALLSDNRPEVYAAMVAAQAAGGVPVPVYQDSIAREIQFVIDHADARFVYAEDQEQVDKILDLKAQLPKVEKVIYDDPKGLRHYNDPLLQSLERLEEQGRRIDEERPGLFDELVRATQPRDVALICYTSGTTGAPKGAMISHANLTAAIEGILQIEHYAPTDQMLAYLPPAWIGDSFWSLAGALIVGCTVNCPERPETVLENLREIGPHVVIAPPRIWENLVSTVQVKMGDASWIKRRLFRWLMPAGEEVARRRMEKQPVSLPLRVRNALGEGLVFAPLRDHLGFRRTRYAYTGGAPLGPEIFLFFRALGINLKQVYGQTEAGGVSCVQRDGDIKLGTVGKPFPNTEVRLTEAGEVISRSPCVFSGYYKNPEATAATIRDGWLYSGDAAMLDADGHLIVIDRAKDVTALADGTKFAPQYIENKLKFSPYIKEAVAVGQDRPYVAAMINIDMENVGKLAERRQIAYTTYTDLAQKPEVYDLIGQEVERVNRDLPESTRIRKFVLLHKELDPDDEEVTRTRKVRRSFVAKKYAEIIDALFTDRPSVPVHTIITYQDGRQATMQTELAIRTAGGAREPVAV
- a CDS encoding ABC transporter substrate-binding protein — encoded protein: MRLKGWVAGTLAAVLLLGLAVLPAMAADVIRIGGTCDRTGATKNVGVEICPGLTDYIALVNKKGGVLGHKLEYTEIEHGYTVDRGVEAYERLKRDGTVATLDYGTPIVYALTPRHMDDKIPAITPGFGRADSIDGEAWPYIFPMAASYWSQAGAAMKYIRDNGAKKGTKVAYLYFDNPAGREGIPIMETVAKKEGYELRLFAVPPPGVEMGPQVIDITRRFRADWVVGHLFGQAPSVSIKELKRAGFPMSRVVSFVWGAGEANIEAAGWDTAQGYIGMQFTSVGRSLPVIQEIMQKVYKDEGKEVPKYVGGVYYSRGVLNGAILAEGVRLAIQNFGLPVTGDKVRKGFESIKNFDLQGFLPPLTVNPKDHEGGGWVRMYQVKGTEWVPITDWIRGYRDEVMAMVKTANKK
- a CDS encoding ABC transporter ATP-binding protein; this translates as MSAQVEIRDASKSFGGVQAVSRVSFDVEKGQILSVIGPNGAGKTTLLNCISGVFHPERGHIHLEGEDITRLRPPQIAARGVARTFQNIALFRGMTVVDNLMLGRHLHMTNGVFRSVLYWGPGRREEVAHRKVVEDIVDFLEIEAIRKRPVGSLPYGLQKRVELGRALALHPKVLLLDEPMGGCNHEEKEDMARFILDINDEWGTTMILIEHDMGVVMDISRRVVVLDLGEKIAEGTPAEVKANPLVVKAYLGTKATA
- a CDS encoding ABC transporter ATP-binding protein, producing MLRLNNVEVAYDRAILVLKGISLEVPEQRIITLLGSNGAGKSTTLKAISGLLKPERGEITTGSVEFAGERIDHRGPEEIVRLGITQVMEGRRVFDDLTTEENLLSGAHTRRGLASIRNDLTAVYEYFPRLAERKGLKAGYLSGGEQQMLAIGRALMARPRLMLLDEPSLGLAPLLVEEIFQIIQRLNRQEKLTVLLVEQNAAMALTIAEHGYVMENGRIVLDGPVTALRENPDVKEFYLGLTEVGARKSYRDVKHYKRRKRWLS
- a CDS encoding branched-chain amino acid ABC transporter permease — encoded protein: MINRECGVYQTTYEGDMALYPIPLARYSSLGALAALLLVPLVLDSHSMALVNLMTLAAIGAIGLNILVGYTGQVSLGHGAFMMVGSYTAALLTVRLGAPFWLGLPAGGAVAALVGTFFGIPSLRIKGLYLAIATLAGQFIIEWCINHSTWISGGVQSTVYVPTPAFFGWQINSEYRRYYMLLPVAVIAYVAALNLVRSRVGRAFIAVRDRDVAAEIIGVDIFRYKLLAFAVSSFYAGVAGALWTYYLKIANYEHFTLATSVSYLAMVIIGGLGSVLGSVFGAIFITLLPIVLVYVVEGSAAVFGFKYAAIADFLANLRLIIFGALIILFLAIEPEGLYRMWGNVRRYFRLWPFSY